In Hoeflea ulvae, one genomic interval encodes:
- a CDS encoding low molecular weight protein-tyrosine-phosphatase, which produces MQPNVTDGGKKASISVLFVCMGNICRSPLAEGILRKGLTEAGLAEHVRIDSAGTGNWHQGDAPDPRSIVTAAAHGIDISAQRARTVVAEDFDRFDLILAMDRSNEAGLRARAPAARRDRIALFLEHTLSGRADIPDPYHGGASGFEDVYQLLLEGCSALVSRLGKELRHPSG; this is translated from the coding sequence ATGCAACCTAACGTAACCGATGGCGGAAAAAAGGCCTCGATCTCGGTTCTTTTCGTCTGCATGGGCAATATCTGCCGCTCGCCCCTGGCCGAAGGCATCCTGCGCAAGGGGCTGACGGAGGCGGGACTTGCGGAGCATGTGCGCATCGATTCGGCCGGAACCGGCAATTGGCACCAGGGTGACGCGCCCGATCCGCGTTCAATCGTCACGGCTGCGGCCCACGGCATCGACATCTCCGCGCAGCGGGCGCGGACCGTGGTGGCCGAGGATTTTGACCGCTTCGACCTGATCCTGGCGATGGATCGCTCCAATGAGGCCGGTTTGCGGGCTCGCGCGCCTGCCGCGCGGCGAGACAGGATTGCCCTGTTTCTCGAGCACACGCTGTCAGGCCGGGCCGATATACCCGATCCCTATCATGGCGGCGCCAGCGGTTTCGAGGATGTCTATCAGCTGTTGCTGGAGGGCTGCAGCGCGCTGGTCTCCAGGCTCGGCAAGGAACTGCGCCATCCCAGCGGATAG
- a CDS encoding 4a-hydroxytetrahydrobiopterin dehydratase, with translation MKRQKFDSTAISEKLATVSSWEIDAGETALSKTFKFVDFSEAFGFMARAALVAEKLDHHPEWKNVYRTVEVRLTTHDAGGLTGLDFELAIAMDRIVGSSGH, from the coding sequence ATGAAGCGCCAGAAATTCGATAGCACAGCCATTTCCGAAAAGCTTGCCACGGTTTCCTCCTGGGAGATCGACGCCGGCGAAACCGCGCTGAGCAAGACCTTCAAATTCGTCGATTTCAGCGAGGCCTTCGGCTTCATGGCGCGCGCCGCGCTGGTGGCCGAGAAACTCGATCATCACCCCGAATGGAAGAATGTCTACCGCACTGTCGAGGTGCGGCTGACCACCCATGATGCCGGCGGCCTGACCGGGCTGGATTTCGAACTGGCCATCGCCATGGACCGCATTGTCGGCAGCTCCGGCCATTAG
- a CDS encoding YkvA family protein: MTTLEGEILEPGHKTGDTGAGADENSVKAGFWRTFRKAAGQIPFAEDVVASYYCALDPQTPGKSKAVLIGALAYFVMPMDAIPDILAFVGFSDDIAVLSLAIATVRANLTEAHRIAARKSLKNLAADKKPD, translated from the coding sequence ATGACCACTCTGGAAGGCGAAATCCTCGAGCCGGGTCACAAGACCGGTGATACCGGCGCCGGTGCGGATGAAAACTCGGTCAAGGCCGGGTTCTGGCGCACCTTTCGCAAGGCTGCCGGACAGATCCCCTTTGCCGAAGATGTGGTGGCCTCCTATTATTGCGCGCTCGACCCGCAGACGCCGGGCAAGTCCAAGGCGGTTCTGATCGGCGCGCTGGCCTATTTCGTCATGCCGATGGATGCGATTCCCGATATTCTGGCCTTTGTCGGCTTTTCAGATGACATTGCGGTGCTGTCGCTTGCCATTGCCACCGTGCGCGCGAACCTGACCGAGGCGCACCGCATCGCGGCCCGCAAATCACTGAAGAACCTTGCGGCCGACAAGAAGCCTGACTGA
- a CDS encoding sigma-70 family RNA polymerase sigma factor: protein MSDELKQRFSGLAEAVAVRRDQKAFAELFDYFAPRLKAYLRRLGMEASQAEEITQEVMIVLWHKAALFDPVKSSLATWLFRVARNRRIDALRRDKSGLLDPDDPALQPSQPEAADDALDAEQRDERVRKAMLDLPDEQAILVREAFFLGKSHSQIADDTGLPLGTVKSRIRLAFSRLRRTLEQDDGDMTLH, encoded by the coding sequence ATGTCCGACGAGTTGAAACAGCGGTTTTCCGGCCTCGCAGAGGCGGTCGCCGTCAGGCGGGACCAGAAGGCTTTTGCCGAACTGTTCGATTATTTTGCGCCGCGGCTGAAGGCCTATCTGCGCCGGCTCGGCATGGAAGCCTCGCAGGCCGAGGAAATCACCCAGGAGGTGATGATCGTCCTGTGGCACAAGGCGGCGCTGTTCGATCCGGTCAAGTCCTCGCTTGCCACCTGGCTGTTCCGGGTGGCGCGCAATCGCCGCATCGATGCGCTGCGGCGGGACAAGTCCGGCCTGCTTGATCCGGACGATCCGGCATTGCAGCCGTCGCAACCCGAGGCCGCCGACGATGCGCTCGACGCCGAGCAGCGCGACGAGCGGGTGCGCAAGGCGATGCTTGATCTGCCCGATGAACAGGCGATCCTGGTCCGCGAGGCGTTTTTCCTGGGAAAATCGCACAGCCAGATTGCCGATGACACCGGCCTGCCGCTGGGCACGGTCAAGTCCCGCATCCGTCTGGCCTTTTCGCGGCTGCGCCGGACACTTGAACAGGATGATGGCGACATGACGCTGCATTGA
- a CDS encoding invasion associated locus B family protein, whose translation MFGKTIATAVTALFVLTAAAAAQSPTRIKQFDAWGAYSYDSAGGKVCYVLSLPISSAPSNVDHGDMFFLVSQRPGQNVSYEPHAMMGYPLQESSKVTVNVDGRDFTLFTRGNSAWVENAAQEPQLVAAMKAGTAMTVKAVSRRGTNTSYSYSLKGVTAALDQIASCK comes from the coding sequence ATGTTTGGGAAGACAATCGCAACCGCAGTGACGGCGCTATTCGTTTTGACCGCCGCCGCCGCCGCGCAATCACCCACCAGAATCAAGCAGTTTGATGCCTGGGGAGCCTATTCGTACGATTCGGCAGGCGGCAAGGTCTGCTATGTCCTGTCCTTGCCGATCAGCTCCGCGCCATCCAATGTCGACCATGGCGACATGTTCTTCCTGGTCTCGCAGCGGCCGGGCCAGAATGTCAGCTATGAGCCGCATGCTATGATGGGCTATCCGCTGCAGGAATCGTCGAAGGTCACCGTCAATGTCGATGGGCGCGACTTCACCCTGTTTACACGCGGCAATTCGGCATGGGTGGAAAACGCCGCCCAGGAACCACAGCTTGTGGCGGCGATGAAGGCGGGCACGGCCATGACGGTCAAGGCCGTGTCGCGGCGCGGCACCAACACCTCCTACAGCTATTCGCTCAAGGGCGTGACCGCTGCACTCGACCAGATCGCAAGCTGCAAGTAA
- a CDS encoding helix-turn-helix transcriptional regulator, translated as MHRSNRLFEIIQILRSATRPMTAEALAQKLEVSVRTIYRDISALQMMSTPIEGEPGIGYVMRRGYDLPPLNFDLEEVEALRVGLALLSRTGDSALLRAAGRIHEKIDALHGPADWLRVAPWGAPPDDPDKGCVSVSMLRDAIRNERKLELTYQDEQRCQTVRTVRPLALVYHLECVMLACWCELRAGFRHFRTDRIYGCEVLEDGFAGQGDVLRAMWPDLNRWEAAAALPANPV; from the coding sequence ATGCACCGTTCAAACCGCCTGTTCGAAATCATCCAGATCCTGCGCTCGGCCACCCGTCCGATGACGGCGGAGGCGCTGGCGCAGAAACTGGAAGTCTCGGTGCGGACCATCTATCGCGACATTTCCGCGCTGCAGATGATGAGCACGCCGATCGAGGGCGAGCCGGGCATCGGCTATGTGATGCGCCGCGGCTATGACCTGCCGCCGCTCAATTTCGATCTCGAGGAGGTCGAGGCGCTGCGGGTCGGGCTGGCGCTGTTGTCGCGCACCGGCGACAGCGCGCTGTTGCGTGCTGCCGGCCGGATCCATGAAAAGATCGATGCGCTGCATGGTCCTGCCGACTGGCTTCGGGTGGCGCCCTGGGGCGCGCCGCCGGATGACCCGGACAAGGGATGCGTGTCGGTGTCGATGCTGCGCGATGCGATTCGCAACGAACGCAAGCTGGAACTGACCTATCAGGACGAACAGCGCTGCCAGACGGTGCGTACTGTGCGGCCGCTGGCGCTGGTCTATCACCTGGAATGCGTCATGCTGGCGTGCTGGTGCGAATTGCGCGCGGGATTCCGGCATTTTCGCACCGACCGGATCTATGGCTGTGAGGTTCTGGAAGACGGTTTTGCCGGGCAGGGCGATGTGCTCCGGGCAATGTGGCCGGATCTCAACCGCTGGGAAGCGGCTGCGGCGCTGCCTGCCAACCCGGTCTGA
- the rlmN gene encoding 23S rRNA (adenine(2503)-C(2))-methyltransferase RlmN, producing the protein MPATIDLTDPSARPVRPSTPPTASQAMDGKPTLVGMNREEMVAAMADAGVPEKQRKMRVNQIWHWLYVRGSSDFADMHTISRDLREQLDARFTIARPEIVEEQISNDGTRKWLMRFPPRGAGRPVEVETVYIPEEGRGTLCISSQVGCTLTCTFCHTGTQKLVRNLTAEEILAQLLVARDRLGDFPHRDTPQGAIVPTEGRKVTNIVMMGMGEPLYNFDHVKKALLIAADGDGLALSRRRITLSTSGVVPGIVRTGEEIGVMLAISLHAVRDELRDVLVPINKKYPLKELLDACRTYPGVSNARRITFEYVMLKGVNDSLADAKELVRLLKGIPAKINLIPFNPWPGSDYECSDWDTIETFADFVNANGYASPIRRPRGRDILAACGQLKSESERMRKTDRLALEAVMIAGHGAD; encoded by the coding sequence ATGCCAGCCACGATCGATCTGACAGACCCTTCCGCGCGTCCCGTGCGGCCCTCGACCCCGCCAACCGCCAGCCAGGCGATGGACGGCAAGCCGACGCTTGTCGGGATGAACCGCGAGGAGATGGTCGCCGCCATGGCCGATGCCGGCGTGCCCGAGAAGCAGCGCAAGATGCGGGTCAACCAGATCTGGCACTGGCTCTATGTGCGCGGCTCGTCGGATTTTGCCGACATGCACACGATCTCGCGGGACCTGCGCGAGCAGCTTGACGCCAGATTTACCATTGCACGGCCGGAAATCGTCGAAGAGCAGATTTCCAATGACGGCACCCGCAAATGGCTGATGCGGTTTCCGCCGCGCGGCGCCGGCCGTCCGGTCGAGGTCGAGACCGTCTATATTCCCGAGGAAGGCCGCGGCACGCTGTGCATTTCCAGCCAGGTCGGCTGCACGCTGACCTGCACCTTCTGCCACACCGGCACCCAGAAGCTGGTGCGCAACCTGACCGCCGAGGAGATCCTTGCGCAGTTGCTGGTGGCCCGTGACCGGCTCGGCGATTTTCCGCACCGGGACACGCCGCAGGGCGCCATCGTGCCGACCGAAGGCCGCAAGGTGACCAACATCGTGATGATGGGCATGGGCGAGCCGCTGTACAATTTCGACCACGTCAAGAAAGCGCTGCTGATCGCCGCCGATGGCGACGGGCTGGCGCTGTCGCGCCGCCGCATCACGCTGTCGACCTCGGGCGTTGTGCCCGGCATTGTCCGCACCGGCGAGGAAATCGGCGTCATGCTGGCGATTTCGCTGCACGCCGTGCGCGACGAATTGCGCGACGTGCTGGTGCCGATCAACAAGAAATACCCGCTGAAAGAACTGCTCGACGCCTGCCGGACCTATCCCGGCGTCTCCAATGCGCGCCGCATCACCTTCGAATATGTGATGCTCAAGGGGGTCAATGACTCTCTTGCCGACGCCAAGGAACTGGTCCGCCTGCTCAAGGGCATTCCGGCCAAGATCAACCTGATTCCGTTCAATCCCTGGCCCGGCTCCGATTATGAGTGCTCGGATTGGGACACGATCGAGACCTTCGCCGATTTCGTCAATGCCAATGGCTATGCCTCGCCGATCCGCCGCCCGCGCGGCCGTGACATCCTGGCCGCCTGCGGTCAGCTCAAGAGCGAATCCGAACGCATGCGCAAGACCGACCGGCTGGCGCTGGAAGCGGTGATGATCGCCGGCCACGGCGCCGACTGA
- a CDS encoding LysE family translocator, whose product MDYIPALPILAAFALATLLLAITPGPDMTLWMSRTIRDGRAIGMMTLLGTNLGIGIHTLLVAFGVSALVVASPVAFLVLKTGGAGYLLWLAIQAVRNRSVLSVKTTGKSSASMGKAFLNGLWVNLLNPKVIIFFMTFLPQFVSVNDPHVTGKLIFLGVLSILIALPIAIIVVLGANGLADWLRRKPQVMRIVDYVFAAVFSVFAVKILLTQSR is encoded by the coding sequence ATGGATTATATTCCCGCACTGCCCATCCTTGCTGCCTTCGCGCTGGCGACGCTTCTGCTGGCGATCACACCCGGCCCAGACATGACGCTGTGGATGAGCCGCACCATCCGCGACGGACGGGCGATCGGCATGATGACCCTGCTCGGCACCAATCTCGGCATCGGCATTCACACGCTGCTGGTGGCCTTTGGCGTCTCGGCGCTGGTGGTTGCCTCGCCGGTGGCGTTCCTGGTGCTCAAGACCGGCGGTGCAGGCTATCTGCTGTGGCTTGCCATTCAGGCGGTGCGCAACCGCTCGGTGCTGTCGGTGAAAACCACCGGCAAGAGCAGTGCCTCGATGGGCAAGGCATTTCTCAACGGGCTGTGGGTCAATCTTCTCAATCCCAAGGTGATCATCTTCTTCATGACTTTCCTGCCGCAATTTGTCAGCGTCAATGATCCGCATGTGACCGGCAAGCTGATCTTTCTGGGCGTGCTGTCGATCCTGATCGCGCTGCCGATTGCCATCATCGTGGTGCTCGGCGCCAACGGGCTGGCGGACTGGCTCAGACGCAAGCCGCAGGTGATGCGGATCGTCGATTATGTCTTCGCGGCGGTGTTTTCGGTGTTTGCGGTCAAGATCCTGCTGACCCAGAGCCGCTGA